The nucleotide window TGTTTAATCCGTTTCCAGACATATTTGCGGCGCCTTACAAGCCCCGTCTCACGGCTTTCCCGCCATATACTCCAGCAGGAGCGAGAGCGTCTTTTTTAATTCCTTGCGCTGGATAATCATGTCAATCAGGCCATGGCGCAGAACAAACTCCGATCTTTGAAAGCCCTTCGGCACATCCTCGCGGGTTGTTTCCTTGATCACCCTCGGACCCGCGAAACCAATCAGGGCGTACGGCTCGGCGATCATCACGTCCCCCAGGGCGCCGTAGCTGGCCATGACCCCCGCGGTTGACGGATGAGTCAAGACAACAATGTACGGCAGACGCGCCACGGCATGGCGCGCCACGGCGGCGCTGGTCTTGGCCATTTGCATCAGACTGAACATGCCTTCATACATGCGCGCCCCGCCCGTGGCCACAAACATCACCACCGGTATTTTTTCCGAAGTAGCGCGTTCAAACAGGCGCGTAACCTTTTCGCCCACCACCGACCCCATGCTGCCGCCCAGAAAACTGAAATCCATTATCCCCAGCGCGGCGGTGCGGGAGTTTATCCCGGCCCGGCCGCAGATAATGGCATCTTTCATGCCGGATTTTTTCCGGCTGGCTTCAAGCTTGGCGGGATAGGCGGCCTGGCCGGTAAAAGACAGCGGATCAACGCTGACTAGATCGGCGTCCCATTCCGTAAATGAGCCCTCATCGGCCGTGATTTTCAGCCTTTCTTTCCAGCGGATGGGGAAATGATAGTCGCAATTCGGACAGACACCTTGATGCGATTCAATTTCCTGCTTGTAGACAATCTCGGCGCAATTGAGACACTTTTCCCACAACCCGCCGGGTAAATCCTTTTTACGAATACTGATCGTTGTGTACTTTTTGCGGCCGAACAACATTTCCAGCCTCCTCTTATGATGAAACGGACGGGACCACGAGGCAAAAACCGGGCTTCGCGCTTTGATGCCGCCAGTTTAACCGCGCGCGGCCGTTAATACAAGCACTTCCTGCGCTCCGGCCTCCTTGAGGACCCGGGCGCATTCATTCACCGTGGCGCCCGTGGTCATTACGTCGTCTATCAACAGCACGCGCCTGTTTTGCACGGCGCAAAGCCTGTTTATGGCAAATTTGCCCCTGACATTAGCCGCCCGCTCCGCGGATGTCAAATGCGTTTGTGATTTCGTCGCCGTCAGCCGCCGGAGCCCTTCAACCGGCCTTTTCCCGAGCCGGCGGGCGATTTCGCCGGCCAGCAGAAAAGATTGATTGTATGTCCTTTCCCGCGCCCGGGATTTATGCAGCGGGACGGGGACAATTATGTCAATTTCCGGGACTTGGAAATGCGCGCGCAAACACGCGCACATTAATTGTCCCAGATCGGGGCCCAGCCAGACGGCCCGCCGGTATTTGAAATCAAGCATCATTTCCTTCATCAAGCCGTCGTAGAGGGCGGCGGAACGCGCGCAGTCAAAAAAAGGCCGGCGCTTTCTGCAGTCCGCGCAGAGGTATTGCCGCGGGAGAATCCCAGACGCCGGATTGCCGCAAAGGAGGCAATAAGGGAACTTGATGAATTTGATTTGCGCCAGGCAATCCCAGCAAAGATACAGAAATTCACCGCCGGGCCGGCCCCGGCAGCCGGCGCACGCGCGGGGAAACATGATATCAAACAGAACCCTGGTCAAGACGGAATGCATGGTCTGCGCCCCGGTGCATGGAAAGCCGCGAACTTCTGACAAAAGCCATTATAACCGCGGACAGCTGTCCGCGCCAGAAAAATATTTGGGATAAAGCGCGGCCGGCCGTTTAACGGGTTGCAAAGACATAATGTTTCCAGTATGTTTTCTCCATTGGAGCAAACGTATGGACCCCGTCTGTTTTTATGTCGGCAGCCGTCCGGTTTACTGGTATGGGATCATGGTGGCGCTCGGTTTTCTGGCCGGAGCGGCGCATTTGACCATTCTGGGTGTTCGCGAGGGCCGCTCTCCCGGTTTCGGTTCCGACCTAGCCTTCTGGCTCATGTTATCCGGCATTGTCGGCGCGCGCCTGGCTTATGTAACGGCCAATATCCATGTCTACCTGCAGAATCCATGGAACATTATCCGCATTGACCAGGGCGGCCTCATTTATTACGGCGGGTTCATCGGGGCTTTTCTCGCCGGCGTCGTTTTCGCGCGGATCAAGCATTTAAATATCCTGGCCTTGGCGGACTATGCCGTCCCGGCCCTGCCGCTCGGCCACGCTTTCGGCCGGATAGGATGCTTTTTAAACGGCTGCTGCCACGGCAAGGCCGCCAGTCTGCCCTGGAGTGTCTTTCAGCATGACGCCCACCGCCATCCGGTTCAGTTGTATGAAGCCGCGCTCAACCTGCTGATTTACGGGCTGCTGCTTCTGGCCTACC belongs to Kiritimatiellia bacterium and includes:
- the accD gene encoding acetyl-CoA carboxylase, carboxyltransferase subunit beta, translating into MLFGRKKYTTISIRKKDLPGGLWEKCLNCAEIVYKQEIESHQGVCPNCDYHFPIRWKERLKITADEGSFTEWDADLVSVDPLSFTGQAAYPAKLEASRKKSGMKDAIICGRAGINSRTAALGIMDFSFLGGSMGSVVGEKVTRLFERATSEKIPVVMFVATGGARMYEGMFSLMQMAKTSAAVARHAVARLPYIVVLTHPSTAGVMASYGALGDVMIAEPYALIGFAGPRVIKETTREDVPKGFQRSEFVLRHGLIDMIIQRKELKKTLSLLLEYMAGKP
- a CDS encoding ComF family protein, which translates into the protein MHSVLTRVLFDIMFPRACAGCRGRPGGEFLYLCWDCLAQIKFIKFPYCLLCGNPASGILPRQYLCADCRKRRPFFDCARSAALYDGLMKEMMLDFKYRRAVWLGPDLGQLMCACLRAHFQVPEIDIIVPVPLHKSRARERTYNQSFLLAGEIARRLGKRPVEGLRRLTATKSQTHLTSAERAANVRGKFAINRLCAVQNRRVLLIDDVMTTGATVNECARVLKEAGAQEVLVLTAARG
- the lgt gene encoding prolipoprotein diacylglyceryl transferase, whose amino-acid sequence is MDPVCFYVGSRPVYWYGIMVALGFLAGAAHLTILGVREGRSPGFGSDLAFWLMLSGIVGARLAYVTANIHVYLQNPWNIIRIDQGGLIYYGGFIGAFLAGVVFARIKHLNILALADYAVPALPLGHAFGRIGCFLNGCCHGKAASLPWSVFQHDAHRHPVQLYEAALNLLIYGLLLLAYRRRKKNGEVLAIYCMTYSLGRFLLEFLRGDERLCWLGTPVAQLVSLALFAAGLALWIALARKPSRPGR